One window of the Candidatus Chryseobacterium colombiense genome contains the following:
- the hutG gene encoding formimidoylglutamase, producing the protein MNKIWQGRLDGEELLYHRLFQRVKEETNYDAISTNDFVLHGFAVDEGVRRNKGRQGAKDAPCIIRKNMSNFPVILPDFSLLDFGNVTCEDGKLENAQNNLAKNVSKVLLKGGKSMVLGGGHEVTYAHYLGVKTAFPEQKIGIINIDAHFDNRQPENGVGASSGTGFWQIAQESEINSLHIGIQRNSNTLKLFDTAHQYGMKYILADELFFENLPSIYQRINELLESVDYVYLTICMDVFNASIAPGVSASAYNGIFADATFMHFYRHILKSEKLLALDVAEVNPLFDIQERTARLAACLMNEWFMI; encoded by the coding sequence ATGAACAAAATCTGGCAGGGTAGATTAGATGGTGAAGAGCTTCTTTATCACAGGCTCTTTCAAAGAGTGAAAGAAGAAACTAATTACGATGCAATTTCAACGAATGATTTCGTTTTACATGGGTTTGCCGTAGATGAAGGGGTTCGGAGAAATAAAGGAAGACAGGGGGCAAAAGATGCTCCATGTATCATCAGGAAAAATATGTCCAACTTTCCGGTGATTCTTCCTGATTTTTCGTTGCTTGATTTTGGTAATGTTACCTGTGAAGATGGAAAATTAGAAAATGCTCAGAATAATCTTGCTAAGAATGTTTCCAAAGTTCTGTTGAAAGGAGGAAAATCAATGGTTTTGGGAGGGGGGCATGAGGTTACTTATGCCCATTATTTAGGTGTTAAAACAGCTTTTCCTGAACAGAAGATCGGGATCATTAATATTGATGCCCATTTTGATAACAGACAGCCTGAAAATGGAGTAGGAGCAAGTTCCGGAACAGGATTTTGGCAGATTGCCCAGGAAAGCGAAATCAATTCACTGCATATCGGAATTCAAAGAAATTCCAATACCTTGAAATTATTTGATACAGCACATCAGTATGGAATGAAATATATTTTGGCTGATGAACTGTTCTTTGAAAACTTACCTTCTATTTACCAGAGAATAAATGAACTGCTGGAAAGTGTTGACTATGTTTACTTAACGATTTGTATGGATGTCTTTAATGCTTCCATAGCTCCGGGAGTTTCAGCTTCAGCCTATAATGGAATTTTTGCAGATGCTACATTTATGCATTTTTACAGACACATTTTAAAAAGTGAAAAGCTATTAGCTTTGGATGTAGCAGAAGTTAATCCGTTATTTGATATTCAGGAAAGAACGGCGAGACTGGCGGCATGTCTTATGAATGAATGGTTTATGATATAA
- a CDS encoding acyl carrier protein: MSDIASRVKAIIADKLDVEETEVTPEASFTNDLGADSLDTVELIMEFEKEFNIQIPDDQAEKITTVGHAIAYIEEVVNK; this comes from the coding sequence ATGTCAGACATTGCATCAAGAGTAAAAGCTATCATCGCTGATAAGCTTGACGTTGAAGAAACAGAAGTAACTCCTGAAGCTAGCTTCACTAACGATTTAGGAGCTGATTCATTGGATACAGTTGAACTAATCATGGAATTTGAAAAAGAATTCAACATTCAAATCCCTGATGATCAGGCTGAAAAAATTACTACTGTAGGACACGCTATCGCTTATATCGAAGAAGTAGTAAATAAATAA
- a CDS encoding oxidoreductase: MKKVWFITGSSKGLGKSLVEAVLLKGDYVVATARNLQHLTELTEQYSGQLLSLELDVQNKAQIYAAVEEAVSYFGKIDVLVNNAGFGITGAAEAFTNEQVRSQLEVNLYAPIEITRAVLPYMRKERSGNILQISSIGGRVGNAGLSIYQAAKFGLVGFSESLSKEVAPLGIKVTCIQPGGFRTEWAGSSMSFAKDIDGYEATVGGVKEYLTSGKFLPMGDPAKAAKVMIDVVENENPPLHLVLGSEAAAILRATDEKRKEEFEKWMDVTISTDHDNAVNIFDTEYGKKYLTHKGISLE; encoded by the coding sequence ATGAAAAAAGTTTGGTTTATCACAGGAAGTTCAAAAGGTTTAGGAAAAAGTCTAGTTGAAGCAGTATTATTAAAAGGAGATTATGTTGTGGCTACCGCCAGAAATCTTCAACATTTAACAGAACTGACTGAACAATATTCGGGGCAGTTGTTGTCATTGGAATTAGATGTTCAGAATAAAGCGCAGATTTATGCTGCAGTTGAAGAAGCGGTGAGTTATTTCGGTAAAATAGATGTTTTGGTAAATAATGCAGGTTTCGGAATTACTGGAGCTGCGGAAGCTTTTACGAATGAACAGGTAAGAAGTCAGTTGGAAGTTAATTTGTATGCGCCGATTGAAATTACTAGAGCTGTTCTGCCTTATATGAGAAAAGAACGTTCGGGAAATATTCTGCAGATCAGTTCTATTGGAGGCAGGGTGGGGAATGCAGGGCTTTCCATTTATCAGGCTGCGAAGTTTGGTTTAGTCGGTTTTTCTGAATCTCTGAGTAAAGAAGTTGCTCCTTTGGGAATAAAAGTAACCTGTATTCAACCTGGTGGTTTTCGTACAGAATGGGCGGGTTCCTCAATGAGCTTTGCAAAAGATATTGATGGGTATGAAGCGACAGTAGGTGGCGTAAAAGAATATTTGACTTCCGGGAAGTTTCTTCCGATGGGAGATCCTGCGAAGGCAGCAAAAGTAATGATTGATGTTGTAGAAAATGAAAATCCTCCATTGCATTTGGTCTTGGGAAGTGAAGCGGCGGCTATTTTAAGAGCAACTGATGAAAAAAGAAAAGAAGAGTTTGAGAAATGGATGGATGTGACGATCTCTACAGATCATGACAACGCGGTTAATATTTTTGACACAGAGTACGGAAAGAAGTATTTAACCCATAAAGGAATTAGTCTGGAATAA
- a CDS encoding HPF/RaiA family ribosome-associated protein — MKITVQSIGLTPHEPLESHIDKKVSKLDTFYDKIHECKIFLKVENNADKANKTAEIILAVPGDDIVVKKTTTSFEESLDLCVDTAKKLLIKKKEMA; from the coding sequence ATGAAGATCACAGTTCAATCAATTGGTTTAACTCCTCACGAACCACTAGAATCACACATTGACAAAAAAGTAAGCAAACTTGATACGTTTTATGATAAAATTCATGAATGTAAAATATTCCTGAAAGTGGAAAATAATGCTGATAAAGCTAATAAAACTGCCGAGATTATTTTGGCGGTTCCGGGAGACGATATCGTAGTAAAAAAGACTACTACAAGTTTTGAAGAAAGTTTAGACCTATGCGTTGATACTGCTAAAAAGCTATTAATCAAGAAAAAAGAAATGGCATAG
- the fabF gene encoding beta-ketoacyl-ACP synthase II, producing MELKRVVVTGFGAITPIGNNAKEYWENLVKGESGAAPITLFDATNFKTKFACEVKNFNPLDHFDKKEAKKMDRNTQLGLVAAKEAVQHSRIIEDHVDKNRVGVIWGSGIGGLETFETEVLGWANTEIPRFNPFFIPKMIADITPGHISIEYGFHGPNYTTVSACASSANALIDSKMLIQLGKADVIVCGGSEAAVTASGVGGFNAMMALSTRNDDPKTASRPFDKDRDGFVLGEGAGCIILEEYEHAVKRGATIYAELKGGGLSADAHHMTAPHPEGLGAYLVMKSCLEDAGLTADEVDHINMHGTSTPLGDIAESNAISKLLGEHAFDIQINSTKSMTGHLLGAAGVIEAIAALGTIIHGIVPPTINHFTDDENIDSRLNFTFNEAAKKDVKVAMSNTFGFGGHNACVLFKKI from the coding sequence ATGGAATTAAAAAGAGTAGTTGTAACAGGATTTGGAGCAATAACACCGATTGGAAATAATGCAAAAGAATACTGGGAAAATCTTGTGAAAGGTGAGAGCGGTGCCGCTCCGATTACTCTTTTTGATGCCACAAACTTTAAAACAAAATTCGCTTGCGAAGTAAAAAATTTCAATCCATTAGACCATTTCGATAAGAAAGAGGCTAAAAAAATGGATAGAAATACACAACTTGGACTGGTTGCTGCTAAAGAAGCAGTACAACACTCAAGAATTATTGAAGACCATGTAGATAAAAACAGAGTCGGTGTAATCTGGGGTTCAGGAATCGGAGGTTTAGAAACTTTCGAAACTGAAGTTTTAGGATGGGCCAATACGGAAATTCCGAGATTCAATCCTTTCTTTATCCCTAAAATGATTGCAGATATTACTCCAGGACATATTTCTATTGAATATGGATTCCACGGACCGAACTATACTACTGTTTCTGCATGTGCATCTTCGGCAAATGCTTTAATTGATTCCAAAATGCTTATCCAATTAGGAAAAGCAGATGTAATTGTGTGCGGAGGCTCAGAAGCTGCCGTTACAGCAAGTGGTGTCGGTGGATTCAATGCAATGATGGCACTTTCTACAAGAAATGATGATCCTAAAACAGCTTCAAGACCTTTTGACAAAGACAGAGACGGATTTGTACTTGGTGAAGGAGCGGGATGTATCATCCTTGAAGAATACGAGCACGCTGTAAAACGTGGTGCTACAATTTATGCGGAATTAAAAGGTGGTGGTCTTAGTGCAGATGCACATCACATGACAGCACCTCATCCTGAAGGTTTAGGAGCTTATCTGGTAATGAAAAGTTGCTTGGAAGATGCAGGCTTAACTGCTGATGAAGTAGATCACATCAATATGCATGGCACATCTACTCCATTAGGAGATATTGCAGAGTCTAATGCGATTTCAAAATTATTAGGAGAGCACGCTTTCGACATTCAGATTAATTCTACAAAATCAATGACGGGTCACTTATTGGGTGCTGCCGGGGTTATTGAAGCTATTGCTGCGTTAGGAACTATTATTCATGGTATTGTTCCTCCTACCATCAACCATTTTACTGATGATGAAAATATCGATAGCAGACTGAACTTTACGTTCAACGAAGCTGCGAAGAAAGATGTAAAAGTAGCCATGAGTAATACTTTTGGGTTTGGTGGACATAACGCGTGCGTTCTATTTAAGAAAATCTAA
- a CDS encoding thermonuclease family protein: protein MKLEFVCVILLLNCHLLFSQSKGKVIKVKDGDTVVVLLGNNRQETLRLAEVDCPENGQAFGKNAKQFTGSQVFGKKVMFYRTGKDRYKRTVAKIFYDNDKYLSAEIIKSGFGWWYFKSSKNTELKNYELTAKNSKVGLWKDSNAISPWKFRKNRKKKKEVL, encoded by the coding sequence ATGAAGTTGGAATTTGTCTGTGTAATTCTGCTTTTAAATTGTCATTTACTGTTTTCTCAATCGAAAGGTAAGGTCATTAAAGTGAAAGATGGAGATACTGTAGTCGTTCTCTTAGGAAATAATCGGCAGGAAACATTGCGTTTAGCAGAAGTGGATTGCCCAGAAAATGGACAGGCTTTTGGTAAAAATGCAAAACAATTTACCGGTTCTCAGGTTTTTGGTAAAAAAGTAATGTTTTATAGAACGGGAAAAGACCGGTACAAACGAACGGTTGCTAAAATATTCTATGATAATGATAAATATTTGTCTGCTGAGATTATAAAATCAGGTTTTGGATGGTGGTATTTTAAATCTTCAAAAAACACAGAATTAAAAAATTATGAATTAACAGCCAAAAACTCAAAAGTTGGATTGTGGAAAGACAGTAATGCGATTTCACCCTGGAAGTTTAGGAAGAATAGGAAAAAGAAAAAAGAGGTTTTGTAA
- the rpsU gene encoding 30S ribosomal protein S21 produces MLIIPVKDGESIDRALKKYKRKFDKTGTVRQLRARQAFIKPSVTLRQARLKAAHKQRNLSKEEQA; encoded by the coding sequence ATGTTAATAATTCCAGTAAAAGACGGAGAGTCTATCGACAGAGCATTAAAAAAATATAAAAGAAAATTTGATAAAACGGGTACAGTTCGTCAATTAAGAGCTAGACAGGCGTTTATCAAGCCTTCTGTAACTTTAAGACAAGCTAGACTGAAAGCTGCTCACAAGCAAAGAAATCTTAGCAAAGAAGAACAGGCTTAA
- a CDS encoding AraC family transcriptional regulator produces MKPKREDFGNIVFSCYTQLSRQGEHFVSDHVLSYQISGDLILNDGFHDYSAKDGSIRFLRRNQLLKFTKQPPPDGEFRSLSIYLNQQVLKDFSIEYNLISERKEFNKPLYLFNDSLQFKNYMNSLLFYYNSEKLSDARLVDLKIKEVLILLLEEEPELKNILFDFNEPGKIDIEAFMNKNFHFNVNLDRFAYLTGRSLATFKRDFEKIFGITPGKWLIQKRLQEAHYLILEKGKMASEIYLDLGFEDLSHFSFAFKKHYGSSPSKII; encoded by the coding sequence ATGAAACCTAAAAGAGAGGATTTTGGAAATATTGTATTTTCCTGCTACACTCAGCTGAGTAGACAGGGAGAGCATTTTGTGTCTGATCATGTGCTGAGTTATCAGATCTCAGGTGATTTGATTTTAAATGACGGTTTCCATGATTATTCCGCGAAAGACGGTTCAATTCGCTTTCTGAGAAGAAATCAGTTATTGAAATTTACCAAACAGCCACCTCCTGATGGAGAGTTTAGGTCTTTATCTATTTATTTAAATCAACAAGTTCTTAAAGATTTTAGTATTGAATATAATTTAATCTCGGAAAGAAAAGAGTTTAATAAACCCTTATACTTATTTAATGACAGTCTGCAATTTAAAAATTATATGAACTCGCTACTGTTTTATTATAATTCAGAAAAACTTTCTGATGCAAGACTGGTAGATTTAAAAATAAAAGAGGTATTAATTTTATTACTTGAAGAAGAGCCCGAATTAAAAAATATTTTGTTTGATTTTAATGAGCCCGGTAAAATAGATATTGAAGCTTTTATGAATAAAAACTTCCATTTTAATGTTAATTTAGACCGCTTTGCATACCTTACTGGGCGAAGCTTAGCGACTTTTAAACGTGATTTTGAAAAGATTTTCGGAATTACACCGGGAAAATGGCTGATTCAGAAAAGATTGCAGGAAGCTCATTATCTTATTTTGGAAAAAGGAAAAATGGCTTCCGAAATATATCTGGACCTCGGTTTTGAAGATCTTTCTCATTTTTCGTTTGCCTTTAAAAAACATTATGGCTCATCACCCAGTAAAATAATATAG
- a CDS encoding IPExxxVDY family protein, translated as MEIQKLYDLDDIEFEDIAIGLVRLAKNIPDHEFFYKINQNNDLTFSRKKDIVLHGDYYDYFFPRFEAYHKFTKTCFTFISNRSSESKQKKIQTELFSEEENIKFLLNNQVDVEYILHSSEQFPDFSVILLPENLVFPIQDYTLSSEEELYQIIQYYE; from the coding sequence TTGGAAATCCAAAAACTTTATGATCTAGACGATATAGAATTTGAAGATATTGCCATAGGATTGGTAAGATTAGCAAAAAATATACCTGATCACGAGTTTTTCTACAAAATAAATCAAAATAATGATCTTACCTTCTCCAGAAAAAAGGACATTGTCTTACACGGAGATTATTATGATTATTTTTTTCCAAGATTTGAAGCTTATCACAAGTTTACAAAGACATGTTTTACTTTCATTTCGAACAGATCTTCTGAAAGTAAACAAAAAAAAATACAAACAGAACTCTTCTCAGAAGAAGAAAACATTAAATTTTTATTAAATAATCAGGTAGATGTAGAATATATTCTGCATAGTTCGGAACAGTTTCCTGATTTTTCCGTAATTTTGCTCCCTGAAAATCTTGTATTTCCAATTCAAGATTATACATTGAGTTCTGAGGAAGAACTTTATCAAATTATCCAGTATTATGAATAA
- a CDS encoding tyrosine-type recombinase/integrase — MRDKFLDYLQFEKRYSPHTITSYKKDLEDFSHFYLRTESSEDISKADKKIIRNFIVELSENGISKRSINRKLSSLRSFYLFLLKVGEIKVSPTESISSLKFYAEKQIPISKDEMQVLSDSVFDHIHDVLEQCIIEVLYQTGIRKAELCGMIFENVNLDENEMRIIGKGNKERVIPISAELSYLLKGYLNIRKPLTDYESYFFVNKKGKKLSEKFVYVVVNKYLSLVTTKEKRSPHILRHSFATHVLDNGAEISKVKKILGHSSLASTQVYTNANIEQLKKVFNQAHPRASKKEEL, encoded by the coding sequence ATGCGGGATAAATTTTTAGACTATTTACAATTCGAAAAGAGGTATTCTCCTCACACAATTACAAGCTATAAAAAAGACCTGGAAGACTTTTCTCATTTCTATCTCAGGACAGAGTCTTCCGAAGATATTTCTAAAGCAGACAAAAAAATCATCAGGAATTTTATCGTAGAACTAAGCGAGAACGGTATTTCCAAGAGAAGTATTAATAGAAAACTTTCTTCATTGCGTAGCTTCTATCTTTTTCTTCTTAAAGTAGGTGAAATTAAAGTTTCTCCTACAGAAAGTATTTCTTCCCTTAAATTTTATGCAGAGAAGCAAATTCCTATCTCTAAAGATGAAATGCAGGTTCTTAGTGATTCTGTATTTGATCATATACATGATGTTTTAGAACAGTGTATCATAGAGGTGTTATATCAGACAGGGATTCGTAAAGCTGAGCTTTGTGGTATGATATTTGAAAATGTTAACCTAGACGAAAACGAAATGAGAATTATCGGAAAAGGTAATAAAGAAAGAGTAATCCCTATTTCCGCAGAGTTATCATATTTGTTAAAAGGTTACTTAAATATCCGTAAACCATTGACTGATTATGAGTCCTATTTTTTTGTCAATAAGAAAGGCAAAAAACTCTCTGAAAAATTTGTTTATGTGGTAGTTAATAAGTACCTTAGTCTTGTAACAACAAAAGAAAAAAGAAGTCCTCACATCCTTCGTCATAGCTTTGCTACACACGTTTTGGATAATGGGGCGGAGATCTCCAAAGTAAAAAAAATATTAGGTCATTCCAGTCTTGCCAGTACTCAGGTCTATACGAATGCTAATATAGAACAATTGAAAAAAGTGTTTAATCAGGCTCATCCTCGAGCATCAAAAAAAGAAGAATTATGA
- a CDS encoding aldehyde dehydrogenase family protein — protein MEQSIENKLIQGDKAFSEWRKVPFENRQKLIAKAAGILKNNAERFGTIITQEMNKPISESIAEVEKCALMMNYYADAENILKPEKIDSEFSYSEVHYVPKGVILGVMPWNFPFWQVLRFAAPAILAGNTIVLKHASICFGSGNAIEEVLLEAGFPEGVFQNLEVGHKAVKEILEHPIVKGVSLTGSGKAGGEVASIAGLNIKKSLLELGGSDAFIVFDDADLEEAAKAGVKSRLQNCGQTCTAAKRFIIDEKVEDVFLPKFIEEYKKYVVGDPMNKETRIAGMARPDLADDLEQQFKKALENGAEIIIPLERISDIEFNPGLIRVKEGNPILQEELFGPLGIVMIAKNDEEALQMANDIPFGLSNSVWTADKARQLFFIENLESGTVNINRMTSSDPRFPFGGTKASGYGTELSLLALKEFVTAKTIVGN, from the coding sequence ATGGAACAATCAATTGAAAATAAACTTATCCAAGGAGATAAGGCATTTTCAGAATGGAGAAAAGTACCATTCGAAAACAGACAAAAACTCATTGCAAAAGCTGCAGGAATTTTAAAAAACAATGCTGAGAGATTTGGTACTATCATTACTCAAGAGATGAATAAGCCGATTTCAGAATCGATTGCTGAGGTAGAAAAATGTGCTTTAATGATGAATTATTATGCCGATGCCGAGAACATTTTAAAACCAGAGAAAATAGACTCCGAATTTTCTTATTCAGAAGTTCATTATGTTCCAAAAGGTGTGATTTTAGGAGTAATGCCTTGGAATTTTCCTTTCTGGCAGGTGTTGAGATTCGCTGCGCCTGCAATTTTAGCGGGTAATACTATTGTTTTGAAGCATGCATCAATTTGCTTTGGAAGTGGAAATGCGATTGAAGAGGTGCTTTTGGAAGCGGGCTTTCCAGAAGGTGTTTTTCAGAATCTTGAAGTGGGACATAAAGCCGTAAAAGAAATTTTAGAGCATCCTATTGTAAAAGGAGTAAGTCTTACAGGAAGTGGAAAAGCAGGTGGTGAAGTGGCTTCGATAGCCGGTTTAAACATTAAGAAATCCCTGCTTGAATTAGGAGGAAGTGATGCATTTATTGTTTTTGATGATGCAGACCTAGAGGAAGCTGCGAAGGCCGGAGTGAAATCCAGGCTTCAAAACTGTGGACAAACTTGTACTGCAGCCAAGAGGTTTATTATCGATGAGAAAGTTGAAGATGTTTTTCTTCCAAAATTCATTGAAGAATATAAAAAATATGTTGTCGGAGATCCGATGAATAAAGAAACCAGGATTGCAGGAATGGCAAGGCCGGACTTGGCCGATGATTTGGAACAGCAATTTAAAAAAGCTTTGGAGAACGGTGCGGAAATTATCATCCCATTGGAAAGAATTTCAGATATTGAATTTAATCCAGGATTAATCCGTGTAAAAGAAGGTAATCCAATTTTACAGGAAGAACTTTTCGGACCGCTTGGAATAGTGATGATTGCTAAAAATGATGAGGAAGCTTTACAAATGGCGAATGATATTCCCTTCGGACTTTCAAACTCTGTCTGGACAGCTGATAAAGCCCGTCAGTTATTCTTTATCGAAAACCTGGAATCGGGAACGGTAAATATCAACAGAATGACAAGTTCTGATCCCCGTTTTCCTTTTGGCGGAACAAAGGCTTCGGGTTATGGTACGGAGCTTTCTTTACTGGCTTTAAAAGAGTTTGTAACGGCTAAGACGATTGTCGGAAATTAG
- the pyk gene encoding pyruvate kinase — protein MNKYLKKTKIIATLGPASSSKEVMLGLMKAGVDIFRINFSHADYDLVKANIKIIRELNKEYGFSVGILGDLQGPKLRVGVVKEGSYLNPGDILTFTNEKIEGDSTKVYMTYQQFPQDVKVGERILIDDGKLVLEVTETNLTDTVKAKTIQGGPLSSKKGVNLPNTNVSLPALTEKDIQDANFMLDQEVDWVALSFVRHAQDIIDLKELINKHPKGKFKTPIIAKIEKPEGVKNIDEILLECDGLMVARGDLGVEVPMEEVPAIQKTLVEKARFYSKPVIIATQMMETMINSLTPTRAEVNDVANSVLDGADAVMLSGETSVGRYPVQVVENMAKIVKNIEMTHFYQHKNEPIEKDYNCIDERFITNRVCLAAVRIAKTTNVSAIVTLTHSGYTAFQLAAHRPNSHIIVYSGNKRVITMLNLLWGVHAYYYDMKKPTDETIIQVNMLTHNHGYIETGDFVININATPSYEGGKTNTLRLTTV, from the coding sequence ATGAATAAGTATTTAAAGAAGACAAAAATTATCGCAACACTTGGACCGGCTTCATCGTCGAAGGAAGTAATGTTAGGATTAATGAAAGCGGGAGTTGATATTTTTAGAATTAATTTTTCACACGCCGATTATGATCTAGTAAAAGCAAATATCAAAATCATCAGAGAGCTTAATAAAGAATATGGTTTCTCTGTAGGTATATTGGGAGATTTACAGGGTCCTAAGCTGAGAGTAGGTGTGGTAAAAGAAGGTTCTTATCTGAATCCTGGAGATATTCTGACCTTTACCAATGAAAAAATAGAAGGCGATTCTACAAAAGTATATATGACTTACCAACAGTTTCCACAAGATGTAAAAGTTGGTGAAAGAATTCTTATCGATGATGGTAAGTTAGTTTTGGAAGTTACTGAAACCAATCTGACCGATACGGTAAAAGCAAAAACGATTCAAGGGGGACCTTTAAGTTCTAAAAAAGGAGTAAACCTTCCCAATACCAACGTTTCTCTTCCTGCTTTAACGGAAAAAGATATTCAGGATGCTAATTTCATGCTTGATCAGGAAGTAGATTGGGTGGCTCTTTCATTCGTGCGTCACGCTCAGGATATTATTGATTTGAAAGAATTAATCAATAAACACCCGAAAGGTAAATTTAAGACTCCGATTATTGCGAAAATTGAAAAGCCTGAAGGCGTAAAAAATATTGATGAGATCCTATTGGAATGTGACGGATTAATGGTTGCGCGTGGAGATTTAGGAGTAGAAGTTCCAATGGAAGAAGTTCCGGCTATTCAGAAAACATTGGTAGAAAAAGCCAGATTTTACTCTAAGCCGGTAATCATTGCTACTCAGATGATGGAAACAATGATCAACAGCTTAACACCAACAAGAGCAGAGGTAAACGACGTTGCCAACTCCGTATTGGACGGAGCTGATGCAGTAATGCTTTCTGGAGAAACTTCTGTAGGTAGATATCCTGTTCAGGTGGTTGAAAATATGGCTAAAATTGTGAAGAACATTGAAATGACCCATTTTTACCAACACAAAAATGAACCGATTGAAAAAGACTACAACTGCATCGATGAAAGATTCATTACTAACAGAGTTTGTCTTGCAGCGGTAAGAATTGCAAAAACAACCAATGTTTCAGCTATCGTTACTTTAACACATTCAGGATATACAGCATTCCAGCTTGCAGCACACAGACCGAACTCGCATATCATCGTTTATAGCGGAAATAAGAGAGTTATTACCATGCTGAACCTGCTTTGGGGAGTTCATGCTTACTATTATGATATGAAGAAACCTACGGATGAAACGATTATCCAGGTAAATATGCTGACTCACAACCACGGTTATATTGAAACCGGAGATTTTGTAATCAACATCAATGCTACACCATCATACGAAGGTGGAAAAACGAATACATTGAGATTAACAACGGTTTAA
- the rnc gene encoding ribonuclease III, with protein MELQKYFSKFLLKQRKRKLTERDYFLSTELHKMLGTEVQNVALYREAFSLKSSSKNQDNSNYERLEFLGDSVLGTIISCHLFQTYPKANEGYLTQMKSKIVNRKNLNKLGEDLKLTDLLQKQNSVALGENISGNLFEALIGAVYLDFQYDTCKKIILERLLTPSEINKLENKIVSYKGLLLEWSQKKKVNIKYETCEEIQVNKAVVFRCHVWLGEEKIANATETSKKKAEEKAAQRAFYILNKKENILGNPKTL; from the coding sequence ATGGAGTTACAGAAATACTTTTCTAAATTCCTTCTCAAACAAAGAAAAAGAAAATTAACGGAGAGAGACTACTTCCTCAGTACTGAACTTCACAAAATGTTAGGTACCGAGGTGCAAAATGTTGCGCTTTACCGTGAAGCTTTTTCTTTAAAAAGCTCTTCTAAAAATCAAGACAATAGTAATTACGAAAGACTTGAATTTTTGGGAGATTCCGTTTTGGGTACAATTATCTCCTGTCATCTGTTTCAGACTTATCCTAAAGCTAATGAAGGGTATCTGACACAAATGAAATCTAAGATTGTCAACAGGAAAAACCTTAATAAACTTGGAGAAGATTTAAAATTGACAGATCTTCTGCAAAAGCAAAATTCTGTGGCTTTAGGGGAAAATATCTCCGGAAATTTATTTGAAGCCTTAATTGGTGCCGTTTATCTGGATTTTCAATATGACACCTGTAAGAAAATCATTTTGGAAAGGCTTTTAACGCCATCAGAGATCAATAAACTTGAGAATAAAATTGTAAGCTACAAAGGTCTTTTGCTGGAATGGAGCCAGAAGAAAAAAGTAAATATAAAATATGAGACCTGCGAAGAAATCCAGGTAAATAAAGCCGTCGTTTTTCGATGTCATGTTTGGTTAGGTGAAGAAAAAATAGCCAATGCTACAGAAACCTCCAAAAAGAAAGCAGAAGAAAAAGCAGCACAGAGAGCATTTTATATTTTAAATAAAAAAGAAAATATACTTGGAAATCCAAAAACTTTATGA